The Wigglesworthia glossinidia endosymbiont of Glossina morsitans morsitans (Yale colony) genome has a window encoding:
- the purE gene encoding 5-(carboxyamino)imidazole ribonucleotide mutase, whose product MHNTNQKKIAVIMGSISDWNTLKHCAYTLKELQINFDLKVISAHRTPDQLFKFAEQAKKIGYHILIAGAGGAAHLPGMLASKTLLPVLGVPVETKQLKGLDSLYSIVQMPSEVPVGTLAIGKSGAINAAILAAQILALHDKPLHIRIKNRRNDITHKILNYKPINI is encoded by the coding sequence ATGCATAATACTAATCAAAAAAAAATTGCCGTTATTATGGGATCAATCAGCGACTGGAATACACTCAAACATTGCGCATATACTCTCAAAGAACTACAAATTAATTTTGATCTTAAAGTAATTTCTGCTCATCGTACTCCAGATCAATTATTTAAGTTTGCAGAACAAGCTAAAAAAATTGGATATCATATATTAATTGCAGGTGCTGGAGGAGCTGCTCATCTACCCGGAATGTTAGCATCGAAGACATTGTTGCCTGTTTTAGGCGTTCCTGTAGAAACTAAACAACTAAAAGGACTGGATAGCTTATATTCAATTGTTCAAATGCCATCTGAAGTTCCAGTAGGCACATTAGCTATTGGAAAATCAGGTGCAATAAATGCAGCTATATTAGCTGCTCAAATTCTTGCGCTACATGATAAACCATTGCATATACGCATTAAAAATAGAAGAAATGATATTACTCACAAGATATTAAATTATAAACCTATAAATATATGA